From a region of the Actinopolymorpha singaporensis genome:
- a CDS encoding DUF58 domain-containing protein: protein MGGRFSSLTTRGRAFLAAGVAAAVCAVALGQKDLLRVAVFLLALPVVTVLVVTRTRYRIAASRTIEPVRVQVGEQATVRLRLENVGRMPTGLLLLEDQVPYLLGSRPRFVLDRMSARWRRDVTYPVRSEARGRFTVGPLTLRVTDPFGLVELSRSFRSQEVFLVTPRVYALPAAKAAGEWSSSGEHNQRAASADGEEDVTVREYREGDDLRRVHWRSSARRGELMVRREEQPWQSRATVFLDTRRIGHRGSGATSSFEWAVSAAGSVGVHLLRRGFSVRLLTDAGASVLATARESGPTVESEGQILDALAVVAPSSIGHLSQTSLTAANDGSHGLLVAVIGVVTPAEAQALVQARQRSSAAFAIVVDTPSWAAGNERSPQAMAEQLAESVRMLRRGGWRVSVVRHGTTVPAAWAQLMLGEDGAGPRSPGSASSSVSPASPGSAPSSASPASPASSPAPAAAAGPLAGVANDSPTPPAAAPTVREETWGGQAS from the coding sequence ATGGGGGGACGGTTCTCATCCCTCACCACCCGCGGCCGGGCTTTCCTGGCCGCGGGTGTCGCCGCTGCGGTGTGCGCCGTCGCCCTGGGACAGAAGGACCTCCTGCGGGTGGCGGTGTTTCTGCTCGCCCTGCCGGTGGTGACCGTCCTCGTCGTCACCCGTACTCGCTACCGCATCGCCGCCTCCCGGACGATCGAACCGGTGCGGGTGCAGGTCGGTGAGCAGGCGACCGTACGCCTGCGGCTGGAGAACGTCGGCCGGATGCCCACCGGCCTTTTGCTCCTCGAGGACCAGGTGCCCTACCTCCTCGGTTCCAGGCCGCGGTTCGTCCTGGACCGGATGTCGGCCCGGTGGCGCCGCGACGTCACCTACCCCGTGCGGTCGGAGGCCCGCGGCCGGTTCACGGTCGGTCCGCTGACCCTGCGCGTCACCGATCCGTTCGGTCTGGTGGAGCTGTCCCGGTCGTTCCGGTCCCAGGAGGTGTTCCTGGTCACGCCGCGGGTGTACGCGCTCCCGGCGGCGAAGGCGGCCGGTGAGTGGTCCAGCAGCGGTGAGCACAACCAGCGTGCGGCGTCCGCCGACGGGGAGGAGGACGTCACCGTCCGCGAGTACCGCGAAGGCGACGACCTGCGCCGGGTGCACTGGCGATCCAGCGCCCGCCGCGGGGAACTCATGGTGCGGCGGGAGGAACAGCCCTGGCAGAGCCGCGCCACCGTCTTCCTCGACACGCGACGGATCGGCCATCGCGGCAGCGGCGCGACGTCCTCGTTCGAGTGGGCGGTGAGCGCGGCCGGTTCCGTCGGCGTGCACCTGCTGCGCCGGGGTTTCTCCGTACGCCTGCTGACAGACGCTGGCGCGTCGGTGCTGGCGACGGCGCGCGAGTCGGGTCCGACGGTCGAGTCGGAGGGGCAGATCCTGGACGCGCTCGCCGTGGTCGCACCGTCGTCGATCGGGCACCTGTCCCAGACCTCCCTGACGGCCGCCAACGACGGTTCGCACGGCCTGCTGGTGGCGGTGATCGGAGTAGTCACACCCGCCGAGGCCCAAGCACTGGTGCAGGCGCGGCAGCGGTCCAGCGCGGCGTTCGCGATCGTCGTCGACACCCCGTCCTGGGCGGCCGGCAACGAGCGTTCGCCCCAGGCGATGGCCGAGCAACTCGCCGAGAGCGTGCGCATGCTGCGCCGCGGCGGGTGGCGGGTCTCGGTGGTCAGGCACGGTACGACCGTCCCGGCGGCCTGGGCCCAGCTGATGCTCGGCGAGGACGGCGCCGGCCCCCGGTCTCCCGGGTCGGCCTCCTCGTCAGTGTCCCCCGCGTCTCCCGGGTCGGCCCCCTCGTCAGCGTCTCCCGCATCTCCCGCGTCCTCGCCGGCACCGGCCGCGGCGGCCGGGCCCCTGGCCGGGGTGGCGAACGACTCACCGACCCCACCGGCCGCGGCACCGACCGTTCGTGAGGAAACCTGGGGAGGGCAGGCGTCATGA
- a CDS encoding transglutaminase TgpA family protein yields MSSALRRSLAAFLATVFASLALFPAYATTEWLWSAVLAALFVTTIGFVLRQVGTPRLLVPLGQLAALGWAFVLVYAPHDLRFGFLPTGESVLALAHRINDGLLIVVRYAAPVPYDADLVMVTAIGIGLVAIAVDLLAATYRLTPWAGLPLLLVYSIPATTVSGGISALAFVPAAIGYVVLLLGEGRERLGRWGRVIGLADDVAGPQETVQTSLLGQTGRRVSAAVIGLAVVVPAVVPTLPESVLGRGEGGGIGPASRTIKVNNPIVDLKRDLKRPQDFPVMTYTTGSNSPDYIKLVTLDEFDGDRWRPSPRSVSNVTPDRTEYARLPDPPGLRSKVAKTSVTTKFQVTDALQSRWLPTPYPPTAVKTTADWGYDPETLDIVLRGQESAGLSYDVRTLDIDYTPSQLRDAGPPPAAVFDRYTKLPPNIPKEVLRLARAKTAKARTAYDKAVALQSWFRNDFIYDLEVQPGHGGSAMLEFLADKRGYCEQFAATMAIMARSLDIPARVGVGYMPGTRQADGRWLVTSHDSHAWPELYFAGYGWVRFEPTPQSQTGVAPVWTVPDTNTPNTPIPDQRDNPEDPRQNRNPSSSPTPLAHRNDHINAVPTAPTGPAFNVLPLLVVLVALLIVAMPMLARFGIRRSRLSQRDPERLVEAAWRELADVTTDLGVPWDNATTPRTAGVRLADRLPASAHQALRTVVDAVERGRYAPAPGEVGDVRAAVATVTRALFGQVTLRRRLRAWLAPVSLWRRLPALWSPVSGLLDRVDTLGPRLARRWRRGRMAGTSR; encoded by the coding sequence ATGAGCAGCGCGCTTCGTCGGAGTCTCGCAGCCTTCCTCGCCACCGTCTTCGCCTCGCTCGCGCTGTTTCCCGCGTACGCCACCACCGAGTGGCTGTGGTCGGCCGTCCTGGCCGCGCTGTTCGTCACCACGATCGGGTTCGTCCTGCGCCAGGTCGGTACGCCGCGACTGCTCGTACCCCTCGGTCAGCTGGCCGCGCTCGGCTGGGCGTTCGTGCTGGTCTACGCGCCGCACGACCTGCGGTTCGGGTTCCTGCCCACCGGCGAGTCGGTGCTGGCGCTGGCCCACCGCATCAACGACGGGCTGCTGATCGTGGTGCGCTACGCCGCGCCGGTCCCCTACGACGCCGACCTGGTGATGGTGACCGCGATCGGCATCGGCCTCGTCGCGATCGCCGTCGACCTGCTGGCGGCGACGTACCGGCTGACCCCGTGGGCCGGCCTGCCGCTGCTGCTCGTCTACAGCATCCCGGCGACCACCGTCTCCGGCGGCATCTCCGCACTCGCGTTCGTCCCGGCCGCGATCGGCTACGTCGTCCTGCTGCTCGGCGAGGGCCGCGAACGCCTCGGCAGATGGGGACGCGTGATCGGCCTCGCCGACGATGTCGCCGGGCCGCAGGAAACCGTGCAGACCTCGCTGCTCGGCCAGACCGGCCGGCGGGTGAGCGCCGCGGTGATCGGGCTCGCGGTCGTCGTACCCGCGGTCGTGCCGACGCTTCCGGAGAGCGTGCTGGGACGCGGGGAGGGCGGCGGGATCGGTCCGGCCAGCCGCACGATCAAGGTGAACAACCCCATCGTCGACCTCAAGCGCGACCTGAAGCGCCCGCAGGACTTCCCGGTGATGACGTACACCACCGGATCGAACTCCCCCGACTACATCAAGCTCGTCACGCTGGACGAGTTCGACGGCGACCGCTGGCGGCCCTCCCCCCGCAGCGTCAGCAACGTCACCCCCGACCGGACGGAGTACGCGCGGCTCCCGGATCCGCCGGGACTGCGCAGCAAGGTCGCGAAGACCTCGGTGACGACGAAGTTCCAGGTGACCGACGCGCTGCAGTCGAGGTGGCTGCCGACGCCGTACCCCCCGACCGCGGTGAAGACGACGGCCGACTGGGGGTACGACCCGGAGACGCTGGACATCGTGCTCCGCGGTCAGGAGTCGGCCGGACTCTCCTACGACGTACGCACCCTCGACATCGACTACACCCCGTCCCAGCTTCGAGACGCCGGCCCACCGCCGGCCGCGGTGTTCGACCGCTACACGAAGCTCCCGCCGAACATCCCGAAGGAAGTTCTGCGGCTGGCCCGGGCCAAGACCGCGAAGGCGCGGACCGCCTACGACAAGGCGGTGGCGCTGCAGTCCTGGTTCCGCAACGACTTCATCTACGACCTCGAGGTCCAGCCCGGCCACGGCGGGTCGGCGATGCTCGAGTTCCTCGCGGACAAGCGCGGCTACTGCGAGCAGTTCGCCGCCACCATGGCCATCATGGCGCGCTCGCTCGACATCCCGGCCCGGGTAGGCGTCGGCTACATGCCGGGCACCCGGCAGGCCGACGGGCGTTGGCTGGTGACCTCCCACGACTCCCACGCCTGGCCCGAGCTGTACTTCGCGGGATACGGATGGGTGCGGTTCGAGCCGACCCCGCAGTCACAGACGGGCGTCGCTCCGGTCTGGACCGTCCCCGACACCAACACGCCGAACACGCCGATCCCCGACCAGCGCGACAACCCGGAGGACCCCCGGCAGAACCGGAACCCGTCATCGTCGCCGACGCCGTTGGCGCATCGGAACGACCACATCAACGCCGTACCCACCGCGCCGACGGGCCCGGCGTTCAATGTGCTCCCCCTGCTGGTCGTGCTGGTGGCGCTTCTGATCGTGGCCATGCCGATGCTGGCGCGGTTCGGTATCCGCCGGTCCAGGTTGTCGCAACGGGATCCGGAACGACTGGTCGAAGCCGCCTGGCGTGAGCTCGCCGACGTGACGACCGACCTGGGGGTGCCCTGGGACAATGCCACGACGCCGCGTACGGCCGGGGTCCGGCTGGCCGACCGGCTGCCGGCGTCGGCGCACCAGGCGCTGCGGACCGTGGTCGACGCGGTCGAACGCGGGCGGTACGCCCCGGCCCCGGGCGAGGTCGGCGACGTGCGCGCGGCGGTGGCCACGGTGACCCGGGCGCTGTTCGGTCAGGTGACCCTGCGGCGCCGGCTGCGGGCGTGGCTGGCACCGGTGTCGCTGTGGCGCCGGCTGCCGGCGCTGTGGTCCCCGGTGAGCGGCCTGCTCGACCGGGTCGACACGCTCGGGCCGCGACTCGCCCGGCGGTGGCGACGCGGCCGGATGGCCGGCACCAGCCGCTGA
- a CDS encoding DUF3040 domain-containing protein, whose protein sequence is MPLSDHEQRLLEQMERALAAEDPKLASALRGVDLRTRQRRRAVIGAAVFVVGMVLMLGGAIMMTTGQSISGFVAVSVLGFLVMLVSAYYVATSLRHMPAAGETPKVVPLRGRGQRPRGAQAKPGGQAKPRGRRPKPSGTFMQRVEERWRRRRESGF, encoded by the coding sequence GTGCCTCTCTCTGACCACGAGCAGCGACTGCTCGAGCAGATGGAGCGGGCCCTTGCCGCCGAGGACCCGAAGTTGGCCTCGGCGTTGCGGGGGGTCGATCTGCGCACGCGCCAGCGCCGGCGTGCCGTGATCGGAGCCGCCGTCTTCGTCGTCGGCATGGTGTTGATGCTCGGCGGCGCGATCATGATGACCACCGGCCAGAGCATCAGCGGTTTCGTCGCGGTGAGCGTGCTCGGCTTCCTGGTCATGCTGGTCTCCGCCTACTACGTCGCGACCAGTCTCCGGCACATGCCCGCGGCCGGAGAGACACCCAAGGTGGTGCCGCTTCGCGGGCGCGGGCAGCGACCACGCGGCGCACAGGCCAAGCCGGGCGGACAGGCCAAGCCGAGGGGTCGTCGCCCCAAGCCCAGCGGCACCTTCATGCAACGCGTCGAAGAACGCTGGCGGCGCCGCCGCGAGTCCGGTTTCTGA
- a CDS encoding methyltransferase domain-containing protein gives MPERSLDAEGGTGHRAADSFSGSAPGRRRSLRDEVIGRLVRAALDDQVAKSGRSALRVVDAGGGTGHLAVPIARMGHQVTVVDPSPDSLAALERRAAEAHVTGRVQAVQGDAVSLRELLGEATTDLVLCHSVLEVVDDPQVAVHAMASVLRPGGALSLVAANRYAAVLAKVLSGHLDQARAALDAADDPVEAGPTPRRFTPEQLRGLAENAGLVVVDERGVRVFADLLPAGLADEPGATAALLDLESQASAHPKFRVLSAQLHLLARRQ, from the coding sequence GTGCCCGAGCGCAGCCTGGACGCCGAAGGCGGTACCGGTCACCGGGCCGCCGACTCCTTCAGCGGTTCGGCACCCGGACGCCGCCGGTCGCTTCGTGACGAGGTGATCGGACGCCTGGTCCGAGCCGCCCTGGACGACCAGGTGGCCAAGTCCGGTCGGTCCGCCCTCCGGGTCGTCGACGCCGGCGGCGGCACCGGGCATCTCGCGGTCCCCATCGCACGGATGGGTCACCAGGTCACGGTCGTGGATCCCAGCCCGGATTCCCTGGCCGCGCTCGAACGCCGCGCCGCGGAGGCGCACGTCACCGGCCGAGTCCAGGCGGTGCAGGGTGACGCGGTGAGTCTGCGGGAGCTTCTCGGGGAGGCGACCACCGATCTGGTGCTCTGCCACAGCGTGCTGGAAGTGGTCGACGACCCGCAGGTAGCCGTTCACGCGATGGCGAGCGTGCTGCGGCCGGGTGGTGCGCTCAGCCTGGTGGCGGCCAACCGCTACGCCGCCGTGCTGGCCAAGGTGCTGAGCGGTCACCTCGACCAGGCGCGGGCGGCGCTCGATGCCGCCGACGATCCGGTGGAGGCCGGCCCCACACCACGTCGCTTCACCCCTGAGCAACTGCGCGGGCTCGCCGAGAACGCCGGACTCGTGGTGGTCGACGAACGCGGCGTCCGGGTCTTCGCCGACCTGCTGCCGGCCGGCCTGGCCGACGAGCCCGGGGCGACCGCCGCCCTGCTCGACCTCGAGTCCCAGGCCTCGGCGCATCCGAAGTTTCGCGTCCTGTCCGCCCAGCTCCACCTGCTCGCCCGCAGGCAGTGA
- a CDS encoding SAV_6107 family HEPN domain-containing protein, whose protein sequence is MRTQSSPSFQAPLGPSVFEALDRARTSLAEARMAELATERYSAAHVAALRTAAAVLAARTGPTVRRGRRDAWTLLARVAPELAEWAAFFAAGAGKRAAAEAGLPRAVTDRDADDLIRDVERFIAVVEAMLELPHQPSLPHQSDPADGDRLSRAGLRVHGPGAAA, encoded by the coding sequence ATGCGCACACAGTCGAGTCCGTCGTTCCAGGCCCCGCTCGGCCCGAGTGTCTTCGAGGCGCTCGACCGGGCCCGGACCTCCCTGGCCGAGGCCCGGATGGCAGAGCTCGCGACCGAGCGTTACTCCGCCGCCCACGTCGCCGCCCTGCGCACCGCGGCGGCCGTCCTGGCCGCGCGCACCGGGCCGACCGTTCGTCGCGGTCGTCGCGACGCCTGGACCCTGCTGGCCCGGGTCGCCCCGGAGCTCGCGGAGTGGGCAGCGTTCTTCGCCGCGGGAGCCGGCAAGCGCGCGGCCGCAGAGGCAGGACTTCCCAGGGCGGTGACAGACCGGGACGCCGACGACCTGATCCGCGACGTCGAGCGCTTCATCGCGGTCGTGGAGGCGATGCTGGAGCTGCCGCACCAGCCTTCGCTGCCACATCAGTCCGACCCGGCCGACGGCGATCGTCTGAGCCGGGCGGGTCTGCGGGTCCACGGTCCGGGCGCGGCCGCCTGA